The window GGGAAAattcggtatgctatagcccacgatttcgtgggtgggctcgaggtccgggcgtgcaGTAGGCGAAAAAttaatcggggtgtgccagggaggctagggagctacctagtgttgcccgtttgtgctggaggggtcatttgggtggtcaaacgggcgaaacggcagcaaacggggtattttcaggcaaaatcggtgtgctatagcccacggtttcgttGGTGGCCtcgggtccgggcatgttgtggaccaaaaatcgatcgaggcgtgcTAGGAAGGCTGGGGTGCGGCCTAGTGTTGCCCATTTGtgtaggcggggccatttgggtggtcaaacgggcaaaacgacagcAAACAAGGTGTTTTcgggcaaaattagtgtgctataggcACGGTTTCGTGGGTAGACCAGGGTTCAAGCGTGTTGTGAGCCTAAAATCGATCAAGGCATGCCAATGAGGATGGGGAGCGacctagtgttgcccgtttgtgtgggcggggctatttgagTGGTAAAACAGGCGAAACGAtaacaaacggggcattttcggccAACATCAacgtgttatagcccacgattttatgggtgggcctggggtccgagggTGCTGTTAGCcaaaaaattgaccgaggcgtgccagggaggctggggagcagctTAGTATTACCTGTTTgtgtgggcgaggccatttgggtggtcaaacgggagaaatgacagcaaacggggcattttctgataaaattgatgtgctataacccacgattttgtgGGTAGGCCCGAGGTCCGAGCATAAATCGACCGAGggtgccaaggaggttgaggagCGGCCTAAGGTTGCCCGTTTGTGTGgacggggccatttggatggtcaaatgggcgaaaggacagcaaacgaggcatttttgggccaaattagtgtggtatgtagcccatgattttgtgggTGGGTCTGGAGTCCGAACGTGCTGTGGGCCCAAAATCGACCGGgtcgtgccagggaggctggggacgGCCTAGGGTTGTCCATTTGTataggcggggccatttgggtggtcaaacgggacaTTTTCGAACAAAATCGGTATGCAATAGCTCACGTTTTCgtgggtgggcccgaggtctgggcacgctgtgggccgaaaatcaacccgGACGTGCCAGtgaggctggggagcagcctagtgtggtccattttagtgagcagggccatttgggtggtcaaacgaacGAAACAATGCAAACGAGACGTTTTCGGGCCAAATAAGTGTTGTCGGTAAGTGCTTTTGTCAGACGCAATTAATCAAGGAAATATCCACACATTTGTAACAGTGAGCTCTTCCAAATTATGTGCGGTCTGAAATGAGGTGATAAATTTAGTGAAACTGGGACAGATAAATATCAACGGAGACATAATATAACGTTGGCAAGGTCGGGTATCCAAAGTAAGACTTTGGAACCCTGACTCAATGATGAGTACACTGTTTTCATCCGGTTCCTATAATCTAGCACTCCTACTTCACTAATATACAAAATCCTGTCTCACAAAACTAACGTGCAAATATATTGTATGTCAACTTACAGCTTGTTAGATACAGCAGCTGGGATGAATATGAATCCGCTGATGAATATGAATCCGCTATGTAAATCAACACGAGGGTAACATCACTGATGGAAATGACTTTCCCATTCTTCATCACACcaacatgtacaaaagtgtaccCTCAAAATACAGCAGCTGGAAGAATATGAATCTACGCTACTATGTAAATCAACACACCAGGGTAACATCACTGATGGAAATGACTTCCCATTCTTCCTCACCCCATCATGTACAAAAGTGTACCTCAAACCCATGCCCCGGAGATAATCAAAATTGATCAGTCGCACAAACCCAGCTGCAGCTCCAAGATCTGGTTTGCAGCTCTCCACAGTGGAAggggaaaaaatgaaagaatcaCAATGGTTTGCAGCTGAAGTTCATATGTACTACAAGAGCAAGAACAGCGCCTGCTGACATGCACAAGGGATAGCAGCTGAAGTTCATGCATACTACCAAGAATAAGACCACCACCTATTGACAAGCACACATCACGTTACTGAGGATGATCTAGAATCTTCACTCTTGTTACTCCGACACATGCAATCTGGGCAAGGGAATGAATATATTGAGTCACTTGGTCTTTTAATCTCAATTCCTTTTGAATCACTATGTGCTCGTATACTAAGCATTTGCCGCTTAAAGCTCCTCCACCTGGAAGATGAGCATATGGAAAATATACACCGGTCAAAAGCACTGCAAAACCACCATACATGACTCCATAGAGTGCCTAACTAAATTTAAGTCCACATTAGAAAAATCAACCTTCAAATTAAGATAACAGGTAAAGTTACATGAAACACCTGCAAGTAACAATAGCTGGCATTGTTGTCTTGGCCATGGGCTTTCATTATTGTAATAACAGCTTCTTTCagctttttttcttttgacaggGGGcttccagaccccactttgtgggaatatactagagGTCTCGCATAAACTGGAAAAAAAGATGGCAGAAATGTTAACCAAAAGCTTACCCGATATTGGGATTATCATATAACAAAGCTAACTTCCTCTTGTCTGGCCTGATGGTCTTAGAGTGCCCACCATATAAGTATCTCCTATGGCCCAATAGAAAGTGGGGGAAATTGCCTCCCTGGGTTGTCACAAATACTTCACTATGAAGGCAAACAGTATAGTCTATGGCAGCCATCCTGGAAGAGTAATTCTATAAGCAATAACTTGAGTCAGACGGTAGCCAAAGAGAAAGAGGGGGAGGGTTACAGGGACTAAAAATCCTGGAAGGGAAATCAAACAATTTAGACCTGAAATGGAACTAATTCTTCCGGGGATGCCAGCATTTCTTTAGTTTGTAAAAGAGGAAACATTTCTAATAGTGGTTTCATATGTCGCTCAGAGTCGTATATTTTTCCAGATGCTAAATAGATGGATGTAAGCTTGTCAAATCCCATGCCTCTTAACATCAAACCAACCTGATAAAGTGTGCAGAAATTAGCCAGGATCTTTTAATAGGGTACATAATTTTGTTAACATTTGGAGGAAACCCCACATATACACCGTATACCAAAAAACGCTAACCTACATCAAAATAGGGTTCAGTGAAAGAAACCCAATCTTCTacacaaaggaaaagaaaaaacaaaaaattgctGAAAGGTAAATCCCACATAAGCAGGACGTAGGACTTCAAAAGATCTTATGAAAATAACATACGGTTCTTGGAACAAATTAAATACGAATAAAACTAATGCAATTATCCAATTTTACGCTCTTATCATCTCATAAGGAGTCTTGTGCTTAGCATAAGTATACATaaatctcagacaaaggtacgaTTCCAGGAATTGAAATTAAGGTCAGGTACACAGAAGTGCCATCTCCAGAAAGTACTCTAAATCGTATGCTTTCTGAAAAAAACTTTCTTTAGGGAAGAAATTTCGCAAAAGGATCAGAATGCTCTGATGAAGCCAAAAAAGCAGAGTCATACAACTTATCTGAAATATGATGTGTTCCAATTAGTCAAGCCTcttgaaaaacaaatgaaaaaatgaaaatgacaaTATATTACCTCTAAAGGAGTCAAGGGACACTTCCCGTTAATCCTGATAGCTCCAGGACGAATCAAACGACCAGGTTTTGTAAATTTTCCCTTCCATCCTCTCTCTCTTGCAGCATCCATgtcccttttttcttcttcaccgCCATCATACATGCAACAAGAGAAAGCCACCATATCCTGCAAGATTAAATGATCGAGGCTCaatatcattggaaaactaagCTATGGAGCACATAAAAATCAGTATATGGCAGTTTGCAACACATGAAACTAACCTCCTCAAAGCGGAGATGCACAGAGATATACTTTCCACTATTATTGGCACTTCGTTCTTTCATTCTTGACACCAGCGTTTCCCCCAAACTCAAAATGGGATTTGAAAATCTAAGAGCTTCATAATTTGCCAGGCACCTAAGCCGCTGAACTGCTGGAGGAGCATCAAATGATAAACGGTTTGCAAATGGAGATATTCTGATGAGCCTGAGTATTGATTAGAAAACACTTAGCAAACTGCGTTcataaataacaaaacaaaatgcTTCAACTATGAAGAAACGAACCTACCAATAAAGTATTCGAGAATTGGCAAGTAATATATCCAGTTGACCAAATATGATGGCAGACTTTTTTTTTGAGAATAAAACATGATAACAGATTTAGATATTGGAAGTCTATGCATTTACACTTCTAGAGCTTGTTACGCAAGCTTTCAAAgttcgcttttttttttttttttttgaaattggtaaCTGTATATATAACAAAGAGTCAAAGACCAAAACAGTACTTTGGTAGTACTGAAACCATATTTACATGAGAGCTCCAATAAACAAAAGTTCGCTTagttttaaaagtgatttttgcCAGATTGGGTTTCAGACAGTATTTTTTACTAGCAGCAGCTTGTGTTTGGAGAAATAATTTGAGAAGCACTTATAGCATTAAAGGAGCAGATTGTGTTCTGATGATTTTCCGGAAAAAAATGCTTTTGATTGTCAAACAACGAAAGATTCCTTTTACAATTAGTACTTTCCAATGACAGATGAATTTACTATGAGATTTTAGTTGGTTCTTCAATTTTGTTTTATCAAAATGTAAAGAATCAAAATAAAGAGGCAGGTTTATGAGGTTTCAATCATAGATGTGCTATCAACAATAGATGAGGTTAAATGTTTTGACTCTGGTGTTCAGCTAATTTGgtgaatataaatttttgaaatggtATTTTAACTTTTAACCCAAAAGTTTAAATCTTCTTTTGCTTATATTAGAAACTATTTTTTCAACTACATCCCCACAACATAAACTTCTGCTGCTCACAAAAGCACATTTCTTTTTCCAAAAACTTGATCAAATACATTAATTCTTTAAAATAAGCACTTGTTTCAGAAAGTAAGCACTTCGAGTTTATACATACATAAGTTTATATACACAAACACAGACAGGCACGTGCGTTGCACGAGTATTTCCAATTAAtcactataaattttttaaaccaACGTAAATATTTATCAAACCATGTGTGTGAGCATTACTAAGACTTGAAGGTTACAAAGTGCAAGCTTAATTAATTAGCAAAACGTGAACTAAACTAACTGCTATGCCATCAAAACTCATTAATGAAATTAATATGTAGATCACACTTTACGTTGTAAAAGTGACATATCGAGCGTGATGATTCCATTTTAAGATGAAGTAAAGCTAGGGGATAGGGCAGTAAAATGAAATTTTCAAGAAATTATTAAGTATCAGAAATCTGAGCTTATATCATTTCAAAGAAAACTATGCAAGAAAGGTACATGAAATAAAACATATTACATTCAGTGAACAAAAATGTAACTGAATTCTTGACTTTCAAGACATAGTAAATTTCTGGACAAAAATTGTAATCTGCGACAGTTTTATGCAGTAATTGTATAGTATCTTAAACCTGCATCAAAttgcattaattaattaatatatttctaAATAGAATCTATAATTGAAGCAATGGCATTTgttaaatatggtataattagaTAGTGTAGATATGGGAATATCCTTAAATCCCAGCATTCTCTGTAACACTATTTAATCCCACTAATTTGAGGGAATTTTGAGATAAGTATTGCATTAGAGTTGGAAAGAACTCTTGGATTGTAGAAGAACTGCTGAACCTCACACGGTATGGAAAATCAATTTGACTCTTCTATGGTGTGGGCCTAGTGGTTCAACAAagtgggttgagcaccatgagaTCTCAGGTTCAATTTCCAACCGAGATGGACACTAGGTGAATTCTTCCAATCTAttttagccttggtggacagagttacctggtacctgttgcAGGTGGGAGGTGGGAGGTAagccgtggaattagtcgaggtgcacgcaAGTTGGCCTGGACACCACAGTTACCCAAAAAAATGTATACATAATTACTAAATTAAAGGGGAAGGCAATTACTAAGTACTCACTTTTCTTCAAGCAGCTTTGGAAGAACTGTATCCCTGTAGTAACTGATGGAGGACCAAGCTTTGATCTTGAAGTTGTAAACATTGCTCATATTGTAATCGAACCTTTGCATAATATAATCAGGAATCTTGTTCACCACTTGCACATCATTGGCTAGAGTTTTAACAAAAAATTCTTCATCATAAATATTTCCGAACTTGCTGCAGAAAACAACCGCCAAGCATTtttatgatttgacatgaaagGCAGCTAAAGAGATGGATAATAAACTAGATTGATCAAGAGAACAACCACGACTAAAACCAACGCCCACTATTCTAGAAATCCAGAAATAATTTACGACAATGAACCACCAGATTGACAAGAATGGTACTAAGTTG of the Capsicum annuum cultivar UCD-10X-F1 chromosome 11, UCD10Xv1.1, whole genome shotgun sequence genome contains:
- the LOC107847497 gene encoding protein ESMERALDA 1 isoform X1 — translated: MHAYNRLPSSGHSSPSTPSSPRSRSPRLRTTTSNNSNSNSNSGSGGGRVKRFSPGQQAGAKTPAHRLTWLILSVLLRRQGIFLFAPLLYIAGMLFYMGTVSFDVVPIIRHRPAPGSLYRSPQLYEKLRSQMDSDNSTAHAISTIWKNSYKGGEWRPCINKSSGGLPESNGYLFIEANGGLNQQRTSICNAVAVAGFLNATLVIPHFHFHSIWRDPSKFGNIYDEEFFVKTLANDVQVVNKIPDYIMQRFDYNMSNVYNFKIKAWSSISYYRDTVLPKLLEEKLIRISPFANRLSFDAPPAVQRLRCLANYEALRFSNPILSLGETLVSRMKERSANNSGKYISVHLRFEEDMVAFSCCMYDGGEEEKRDMDAARERGWKGKFTKPGRLIRPGAIRINGKCPLTPLEVGLMLRGMGFDKLTSIYLASGKIYDSERHMKPLLEMFPLLQTKEMLASPEELVPFQNYSSRMAAIDYTVCLHSEVFVTTQGGNFPHFLLGHRRYLYGGHSKTIRPDKRKLALLYDNPNIGWRSFKRQMLSIRAHSDSKGIEIKRPSDSIYSFPCPDCMCRSNKSEDSRSSSVT
- the LOC107847497 gene encoding protein ESMERALDA 1 isoform X3, whose protein sequence is MIYLIPVRVHNPNFQLQCLSGSRLNMVSVISTIWKNSYKGGEWRPCINKSSGGLPESNGYLFIEANGGLNQQRTSICNAVAVAGFLNATLVIPHFHFHSIWRDPSKFGNIYDEEFFVKTLANDVQVVNKIPDYIMQRFDYNMSNVYNFKIKAWSSISYYRDTVLPKLLEEKLIRISPFANRLSFDAPPAVQRLRCLANYEALRFSNPILSLGETLVSRMKERSANNSGKYISVHLRFEEDMVAFSCCMYDGGEEEKRDMDAARERGWKGKFTKPGRLIRPGAIRINGKCPLTPLEVGLMLRGMGFDKLTSIYLASGKIYDSERHMKPLLEMFPLLQTKEMLASPEELVPFQNYSSRMAAIDYTVCLHSEVFVTTQGGNFPHFLLGHRRYLYGGHSKTIRPDKRKLALLYDNPNIGWRSFKRQMLSIRAHSDSKGIEIKRPSDSIYSFPCPDCMCRSNKSEDSRSSSVT
- the LOC107847497 gene encoding protein ESMERALDA 1 isoform X2, which gives rise to MHAYNRLPSSGHSSPSTPSSPRSRSPRLRTTTSNNSNSNSNSGSGGGRVKRFSPGQQAGAKTPAHRLTWLILSVLLRRQGIFLFAPLLYIAGMLFYMGTVSFDVVPIIRHRPAPGSLYRSPQLYEKLRSQMDSDNSTAHAISTIWKNSYKGGEWRPCINKSSGGLPESNGYLFIEANGGLNQQRTSICNAVAVAGFLNATLVIPHFHFHSIWRDPSKFGNIYDEEFFVKTLANDVQVVNKIPDYIMQRFDYNMSNVYNFKIKAWSSISYYRDTVLPKLLEEKLIRISPFANRLSFDAPPAVQRLRCLANYEALRFSNPILSLGETLVSRMKERSANNSGKYISVHLRFEEDMVAFSCCMYDGGEEEKRDMDAARERGWKGKFTKPGRLIRPGAIRINGKCPLTPLEVGLMLRGMGFDKLTSIYLASGKIYDSERHMKPLLEMFPLLQTKEMLASPEELVPFQDGCHRLYCLPS